The DNA sequence CCAAATGATATCGATCCTGAAAGAATAGATTTGGCCTTTGCCATTGAGGTCGGGACAGCGACAGTATGCAGCGGTGCTGCTGAACGTTGGTGGCTAGGTGGATCAAACACCGTGCAATCAGGCTGCAAAGGCTGTGTACCCAGGCGTGGGTTAAGACAAGAATCAGCAAGAGTTGCTCTCAATTGATAGCTTCAATTCCTCAAGGGCTGTAGACTAGATTGTACATGTTTTTAAGATAATGTACTTGTATCTTCTGAAGATGTTGCACTTCCCCCTAGAATTTGCCTTCCAACAAGATAAGTTTCTTCCTTGATTACATCTCTGAAACTTGTCATCGACCTATCCAAAGAGGCAGAACAACCCCTTTGCCCATTTTGGAAGTTACCAGCAAAACCAGAGTCCGGGCTGGCCGAGGTCAAATTCTCATGTCTTTGGATCCATTTCCCACAAGATATTACGAGTAAAAAACTATCAaaccaagaaaagaaaaggaaagtcATTGACAGCATCAGCAAATCCAATCAACAGAACAAAAGCAAGTACGCATTGATTGACTAATGCAATCCACCGGCCACAATGAAAAAACTCAGAGAGAATTTCTACAAACAATTTCGTAAAGACGTTCATTCAACAAGTAGACAGCCTTCTAAAACATCATAAGAATACAAGTACACTTAGTTAACTGGTTGCACAAAACAGAACCCCAACAATCTTCATATTAACAGAATGCTAAGCACTTCATAAAAACAGAGGCATATAAAGTTAAaactaattacaaatttatggTTGCCATGCAGCTGGTTTAATCAgacaatttcatcaattttataaaaatatttcatcttaAATTTAGATCAGGTGACGGCTATATATTCTaaactttaataaattatactcatcaactttaatattttttaaatacagAACAAATTTTAGGTTAAGACTTTACATATTACAAACTCTAAATTTGAAATCGAGTACGACCACATAACTAGCAattaaaagtagtaaaaaaaaaatagaaaacacaAATCAAACAATACTTTTAAGTCTTTGAATCAAGTTCACCTGCGTGTGGGATCCATTTCTTCTGTGTCTTATATTTATACGTCCAACaccataaaacaatttttgtgGGATCCATTTCCCacaaaacttttttaaaatattttataataatactccttccgtctatCATTAGGAGTTTcgatttactattttagtatatcgccattaggagtttcagttcatttttaatataaatcgTAGGTAGAACCacccactttccactaactcattctactaacattttattataaaattggactccacattccacattttctctcacccattttcctttacattttttaaactctTGCTGAACTCAAATAGAACTCCTAATGATGGACGGAGGGGGTATAATTTTAAgatcataattttgttattttaaaattttatttggtaactttattaaaaattcGGAATTGCAAATTACTCAACATTAAAGAATAACAAAAACGAAGAGATTGGATTTATAAATATTGGTAAAAGAAGAACAATAACAATGcatgaaatttggatttgttcTTGATTATCTAATGATGAtacttttttgtaaaattgtactccctccgtttatTTGTAGTAGggacatttctttttggcatgaaatttaagaaaaattatgttaagtgAGTCAAGTAAATATGAagtaggaaagaaaaaaatagagagatgaagagagaagaaagatttttgcttttttcagaaaatgaaatgactcagctACAGCGGCAaccaaaaaaaggaatatgacttGGCTACAgggggacgaagggagtatctTATACCacaatcaaaaaattattcattgaTGTTATCGTCgataaattaaacaatgttGTCTACTCATCGTTcagttgaaaaatatgaacaatacACACATACTTATCAAAATTGATGGACAGactagaatttgaccaaattttgtaagtttttttttccctacTATTTAATCCCTACTACATAGTGAATTtcgaaaaaatataaaattgtttgGGTTAATATGTTATAGtgttttatggagtaataaaatatcttactcactatataaaatttaatgactTAAACTTAATCCATCACATGCATGCATGAGAATTTTACTCcgtttaattttatctttggaTTACAATATATGGATATGGACTATTTGTAcgataaaaaaagaaatatgatagagggagtattagttttacaatGGAATGTAGGGGAATGtgattaccaaaaatgataaaagtgaaaggtgataaattttaggatggacgaaaaaggaaacaagtgacaaattttcaggaatGGAGGAAATATACTGTAACAActccaaatttgaaattgagcATAGCCACAGGAGTAGCAGTTAACATggtaaaagaaatagaaactCGACTCAAACACAAGCTCTCATGACAtccaaaaacagaaaaaaggaagagaaaatTAGAACAAACACAAGAAAGAGTTCCAATTTAAACACAAGGAAAGCACACAATNNNNNNNNNNNNNNNNNNNNNNNNNNNNNNNNNNNNNNNNNNNNNNNNNNNNNNNNNNNNNNNNNNNNNNNNNNNNNNNNNNNNNNNNNNNNNNNNNNNNAGTCCTTCGCCATGTGGCCCGGCTTATCACAGTTGAAGCAGTTGCCTTCAAACTTTCGGACAGCAGCTACCTTCCCCTTGCCCTTGTCATTTTCCCTTGGGCGGGGACGCTTGGAAGATCCTCCCTTCTCCATCAAATTTGTCTTGGCATGTTCAGGCCCTCCTGACTTCTGATGGTACCGCCTATTATCCTCTTCTACATGAAGACGGACAATCAGGTCTTCTGGCTTCATCTCCTTTTTCTTGTGCTTTAGATAGTTCTTGAAATCTGTCCAGTACGGAGGAAGCTTCTCGATCATTGATGCAACAACAAACTGGTCTGGCAAGGCCATCCCTTCAGCGTGGACATCATGGATAATGATTTGCAATTCTTCAGCTTGCTCTACCACAGAGCGAGAGTCCACCATCATGTAGTCCAGAAATTTTGCGACTACAAATTTCTTTGTACCGGCGTCCTCGACGCGATACTTCTTGTCAAGAGCCTCCCACAAAGCTTTGGAGGTCTTAGCCCTGGCAAAGATGGAATAGAGACTATCCCCCAAGCCGTTCAAGATATAGTTCTTGCACAAGAAATCCCCTTGATGCCAAACATCATAGGCAGCCCGGACATTAAAGTCCGTCTCCTCCTCTGGTACAGTTGGAGCATCCTCCTTGAGGAAATTAGCAACACCCAATGTAGTTAGGTAAAACAGCATCTTTTGTTGCCAACGCTTGAAATCCAAGCCCTTGAATTTTTCAGGCTTGTCAGCTTGAGCCATGACCCTTGAGGTCAAAACAGGTGCCATCGTTGAGGTGTTAGCGGATGCAGAAGACGATCCAATGTTGTTGTTTCCGTTCCCTCCAGCTTCGGTCGACATGATTTCCACAAGAGTACACtatctcgtcttgcgattGTTGGAAATAGTGTAGCCTTTACACGGGCAATTCTTGCTATTacaaaagaaccaaaaactagaaggtaaataaaacaaaagaaatacaataaGAGAACAAGATGAAAACTATTGTCTTCTTCAAGTCGAGTCGAGGTAACCCTCTccccgcaagacgagatacgccccggctagtgctcacggattGGCGCAacgtccccaaagatgaaacgactTTCCTCCTACCGAgttgaagcacctcaaactcATAGGCTCCGGCGAACTTGAATTGGAGGCGAGAACCGAGCAATGTAGTGCTCCTAAGATGCGAACTAGAATGCTTGAgcttagagagaagagagaatgattgTTGGTGTGTTCTCATCTCCCAAAACTCCATCTATTTATAGGAAATGGGAGCCTACATGAAAGGTCTTAGTATTAAGGCACTCCATAATCATTTTGGAGGTTACACCATATGAAAGGCCAAAGGCCTAGCCTTTAGGAATTTCCCACATGTTACATGTTTTCCTACATTAACATCATAAAAAATTCCTCCACTcattatacttaaaaaaaataacgaattttgattattaattcAAGGGCATGAGGTAgtgattgatttatttgtgccATCGTCTTGGGAGTTCAGTGGCTGCAGAGTTTGGGCAAGATTTGCTTAAACTAtcgtaatttatttatcattgcATTGGTTATCTTTATTTGAGGAGGTCAAGTCAATTGATATTCTATTCAAGTAAGTgaggatttgatttgatttgttttagaGTTGTGGTGTTGAAATAAGACTCTTGATGATTTGGTATTtgttcctttcttttttatctatcaACATTTGTTATCTTTACTTATTGAGTTCGCAGTTCTCATACAAAAGATTAacatatgattaatttgacccaaaataatattctattttttttactagtaATTTCTCAAGGCCTTTTGATTAGAATACAAATTTAGGgccatatatatagtattttccATGACAAAAAGATTATCAGGTAATTTGGCCCACAAATAaaattctactccctccgtcccgctttagcagtcccattgacttttttgccatctttttgtaaagattataaaaaataattattttcttgaccAAATACAGTACCGATTTTCTCAAGAGCCAAAATAATGACTAGAACCGACAAGTCATAAAAATTTAGGTTAGAGATTTATTAGAGAAGCTTCCCTCATTTTCATTCGGTGAGATACCAATTTACGGTTCAAGTGGGAcggataattaattaagaagcTTCCctaatttcaattaatgaGACACCAAATGCGACTTTATACACATTAGCTTCACTCGTATCCACTCCAGTAGACAACACAATATTGGAAAATTTTGACTTTACAATTGACTTGACTTGGAAAAGATTTTTCCTCCAAAATGTTACCTTCACTACAATTATTTTAGCTGATATATACTctgtcattttaaaatataaatacttccGTTTTGGACCGTCATTTAaatatagatttttattttggaaatttcttTCACTTTAATAAGGTCGGACTATTTCTCCATTAGCATTTTAAAATGATGGTGTTAGAGTTACCTAATTCATATAATCTAATTATATGATCATTTGTGTCAAGAGCTGAGCCTGTATCAAAGCTGGCCTATTTTTTCGTATCAGtttttactcttattttttatgtttttgtttttactttattgttTGTGTAATATTTCCTCTGCAACTGCAAAAGCTAACAAGTTTTCTACTTCTCTacctagggatgtcaattgggctaACCCGCTCGGATTCGAATCAATCCACTCGGGTTGTCGGGCTATTTAGGTGCGGATTATACGGGCTATGAATTTTttgggttataaattttcggccctaaccctaaatcTTCGGGTTTTGAGCTAACCCACGGGTTGTTTGGGTCCATAATAATCTTATATTACTTTCtatcaaatccaaaattctaaattttaaaaaaatagattggtgcaaatagtaaagtattatcaaagtcatcaagagaaagaaaataatagcaattgaaaattgaaacaaaatagataaatatatcatttaattaataacacACATGACTCTAACTACAGTTAAatggaaatcatgcatttcatataacccaaacttttaatttttgagagaagacataattaccatattttcttcatatcaatgtgtatttaatattgatattaccaaatatacttcattaagtatataattcaaaattttaattatatttttatattaaatgctcaACCCGTGGGCTAACCCGCAACCTACCCGGGCCAGCCCGCATAACCCGCCAACCCGAACGGGTTAGCCCGTGTAGCCCGCTTCTGAATATGGGTTGCGATTTTCCGGCCCTAACCCTATGATTTTACCGGGTAATTTGGGTCGAGCCGTGGGTTCGAGctagattgacatccctatctCTGCCCCATCAAACACCAAGCTTCTCTCATTTTCCAGTGGGGGTAACACAAGTTTGGAAATTTCGCACtttgaaaaaatgttattggAGAAGGTTCAGAAATATTTgtggaatatatattttaattttgagtaaaAGGGCATCTCCTAGTTTGCATATAAATAGGCAAATGAAGTAGAGTAGATAGACAAAAACATCAGCCATGAAAACATCATACCTTTTTCTTACATATCTTTCTATCATAACACTGTGTCTATGTGTGTGTCCTTCAAGAGCAGCCAAAAGTGAAGCAGAGGGTTTGATGAGATGGAAATCCAGCCTATCATCTTCTGCTTCTCTCAAGTCTTGGTCCGTCAACAACATCAGCAACCACTGCAGATGGATTGGCATTCGCTGCATCGACGAGGGATCTGTCTCTGAGATTGATCTCTCCAGTGCAGAGCTTGAAGGGACATTGGACCTGTTCCATTTCACTACATTGCTGAATATCACCACTTTCAACCTTAATAGTAATGCTCTCAACGGCTCCGTACCAGCTGCTCTTGGCAACCACACAAGCCTCACTCTCTTGGACCTCTCCAACAATTCGTTTGCCGGCGCCATTCCACCAGAGATCGGCCGCTTGACAGAGCTTTGATACCTGAGCTTCTCCTACAACCTTATGGTTGGAGAAATCCCATATCAAATTGGCAATCTGAGGAAGGTGCGCTTCCTGGATTTGGGCTCCAATCTCTTGAAACTCCTGACAGGTCTAGATTTCTTACTTTCCCTTTCCTAACTCACCTTAATCTTGGTGGGAATGAACTCAACTCAGAATTCCCACACTTCATAACCACATGTCTCaatcttacttttctttatttgcCTGAAAACACCTTCACAGGCCAAATTCCTGAATCATTGTTCACCAATCATTGTTCACCGAGCTTCTATTCCTTCATTCCCCGAGAGCTCTGCATGTGTAACAAGCTGACCAACTTAGATTTATCCCAGAATTCACTCTGGGATAATAGCCATTGCCGCCATCCTTGTCAAATCTGGGCAATTTATCTGTTTTAAGACTATCTAATAATAGCCTGACTGGTGAAATATTGACCACTTTCATCACGAGTTGGAGAAAACTAATCTCACTAGATATTCAAGACAATGAATTCAGTGGGGAACTTCCATCAGAAATAGGCTTGCTCACAAACCTCGAGTATCTGGATCTCTCTAATAACTCGTTTTCAGGCAGCATCCCATCAGAGATAGGAAATCTACAAAATTTATGGGGGCTGGACCTTTCAATCAATAACTTTTCAGGTAAAATACCTCCAAGTCATAAACCGATTGAGTTGGAACTTTGAAAATGATGCTTTATAttccttattctttttcatgACTGTCTGCAACGAGTTtgaataaaatactttttaaaaagaatgCAATGCATTACTCATAAATGTGCTGTTAAAATACTATCTTTTGacaattgaaacataaaaatgaatgtaACAATATCCCACATTGGTGTACACAAAGTGCTTAATCcactatataagtctcatgggcccctcctcctatcaccaattggttttaggatggaacccatggatttctatcacTATCCATGTgcatttttaaaagtaaagaattttgatttgtatCCTTATTTATCTTACGATGTTTGAAGGTCCAATACCATCCACAATTGGGAATCTTatataaaccaaaaatattatgtcATTTCTTGAATGTTTTGTTATAGTGATTCCCTACATGCCTGCTAGAAAACGAATTTTGTTCCTTGGGATATTACCATATGAGTTTATGGTTATCTCCCAAACTTGTACCATCTACAATTGAGAATCTATAGTTATGGCTATCTCCCAAACTTGTACCATCTACAAATAAAATGGTGCTTTTATCTACAATATTGAGTACTATTAGTTTAGTTCACAACATGATATGCATGTACAGTTTTAGATGTaaagaaatttgatttatatccttcttatattttaaataaatgatttgaAGGTCCAATACCATCCATCATTGGAAATCTTTCAAATCTGAGGGAGTTATTTCTCGATTCCAACAGATTAAATGGTGAGCTCTCATCCCCTATACGGGCTATTATGCAACTTGACATATCTTGAATAATCTTGACAACAAACATATTGATTTTCTACTCTCCCTCTACCGcaaaatgttactccctccgcccaCCATAAGGAGTGTTACCATTTATTCAcggcatggattttaagaaatattaagaaaagtgaatgaaaacaaattagtggaatatgggtcttaattgtatatatattagttttaaatcaaatgtgagtggaatgagtcgGTGAATGTGAagtttattatcatttatagtaaaaatgaattgagtCTCCTATTCACGAACGAACCATAATGGATATGGGCCTCCTAATTGCGGAGGGGGGGGGGGTAATATCTAGTGCAGATAGCAAACATATTGTTACGAATGCATGCATAGTTATGGTAcgaataaatttgatttatatccttcttttatcttatctttcaaataaattatttgaaggtCCAATTCCGTCCAACATCGGAAATCTATCATACATGGAGTCCTTATTTCTCtcttccaacaaattaaatggtgaGCTCCCATCCTCCATTTGCAAGTTGTCACACCTTTCTGATCTTCTGCTCTCAAATAATACTTTGGAAGGAAGACTGTCGAAATGCTTTGGGAACTTCAGCAGATCATTGACCATCTTTCACCTAAACAAAAATCAGTTTAGTGGCCTCATACCATCTACCTTTTCCAAGATATGTAGTCTTATTTCCATCAATTTGGGTAATAACAAATTCCACGGATGATTACCTAAATCCTTAGTCAATTGCCGAAATCTTACGGGTCTCGATATTGGGAATAATAGAATACAAGACGAATATCCCTTCTGGATGGAACACCTTCCCAAGCTTAAAGTGCTAGTGTTGAAGTCTAACAAGTTTGCTGGAAACTTATCACTTCATTCGCCAACAAAACTTCCATTTCCTATGTTACAAGTTCTGGATATATCATATAATGCATTTGTAGGCTCTCTACCAGAAAGATATTTCAAGAATTTCAGAGCAATGATAGAGGAAAAGCAAAGAGATGACAAAGAGAGTTCCTATGacagagaaaaagaagaagatgaccAATATCAAGGTTTTGTGGGTATGATAGTCACCTTGAAAGGTCAGGATCAGTTGTTCAATGGACTATTCGAAACCTTCACAACAATTGATTTATCCTCCAATAGATTCTCTGGAACTATTCCACCTTCCATAGGAAATCTTAACattctcaaatatttgaaCTTATCCCACAATAGCCTCACAAGACATATACCTTCATCTCTTGGAAACATGAGGCAGCTCGAATCGTTGGATTTGTCAACAAACAAATTGGATGGAGAAATTCCAGGTGAATTGTCAAGGTTGAACATTTCTTGCAAAATTAAACCTTTCAATGAACAATCTTGAAAAGTGTTGGATTTGGTTGAGAAGTGTTGTGATAGGGTACGATAGTGGATACATAGTTGGGATTAGAATTGGTTACATGATTATAAGAAGTGGAAGGCCAAGATGGTTAGTGGAATTCTTTTTTGGGGTTGGATACAAATATAAGACGAAGAAAAGATGCAACCGAGCTGCACCAACACGAAGGGTCGCCGGAATcttagagagaagggagagagcAAAGGTGGTTTCTGAGAgcaggagagagagagagagttgaatCGAATGAGAGAAGTCTAACAGCCTTCTCTCACttaacaaacacaacacacatcTAACGGCTGCAGTGCAGGATCTGTGTGGAGTTGCCACATGGTAAGTAACCGGGCCGGACTTAATTTGGGCCAACACACATTCTTATGGGCTCAGCAAAAAAAAGCAGCCCAACCGAATAATAATAGAAGCTCAAAGCAAGGAGTCCAATAATCCAACAAAGGGGAAGTTAgattgaaaaacaaaaggtAGATTGTGTGCTTTCCTTGTGTTTAAATTGGAACTCTTTCTTGTgtttattctaattttctcttacttttttctgtttttggaTGTCATGAGAGCTTGTGTTTGAGTCGagtttctatttcttttaccATGTTAACTGCTACTCCTGTGGCTATgctcaatttcaaatttggagTTGTTACAGTATTCGTCCCCCTGTAGCCAAgtcttattcctttttttggtTGCCGCTGTagctgagtcatttcattttctgaaaaaagcaaaaatctttcttctctcttcatctctctatttttttctttcctactTCATATTTACTTGACTcacttaacataatttttcttaaatttcatgccaaaaagaaatgtccCTACTACAAataaacggagggagtacaattttacaaaaaagtaTCATCATTAGATAATCAAgaacaaatccaaatttcatgCATTGTTATTGTTCTTCTTTTACCAATATTTATAAATCCAATCTCTTCGTTTTTGTTATT is a window from the Salvia hispanica cultivar TCC Black 2014 chromosome 1, UniMelb_Shisp_WGS_1.0, whole genome shotgun sequence genome containing:
- the LOC125191135 gene encoding receptor-like protein 36, which produces MEHLPKLKVLVLKSNKFAGNLSLHSPTKLPFPMLQVLDISYNAFVGSLPERYFKNFRAMIEEKQRDDKESSYDREKEEDDQYQGFVGMIVTLKGQDQLFNGLFETFTTIDLSSNRFSGTIPPSIGNLNILKYLNLSHNSLTRHIPSSLGNMRQLESLDLSTNKLDGEIPGELSRLNISCKIKPFNEQS